TACTACATCACCGGCCTCGACGGCTTTCTCTGGAGTGACGGCTTTCTCTGGAATGATGGCTTCCTGTGGAGCGACGGCTACCTCTGGAACGATGGCTTTCTCTGGTCCGACGGCTATCTTTGGAACGACGGCTTCCTCTGGAATGACGGTTTCCTGTGGAGCGACGGTTATCTCTGGAACGACGGTGCTGCCGATGTCATGAGCGTCGGCGACTGGGTCGAACAGGAATGAAGCACGGGTTGACACCGGCAACGAAGACTTCTCGAGAAGATGCAAGGAGCGAATCGGTGAGAACAGCAACACGGCAAAGATGGATCACGAGCCTCTCGGCTCATGCGCTCACCTTCGGCTTCCTCTGGACCGACCTTCGAGCTTCTTTCCCGTGGTTCGACGCGCTGATCGACAAACTGGCAGGTTAGCCCGGCAGCTCATTCGGCACGAACCGCCCCGAGACGCTTGTGTCGTTGACACAGGCACCCATATTCGAAGCAGCGCGCTAGCCTCCACCCCGCGAATCCCCAGCCGGTACCAAATCTCCCTGCCGGTTTCCCCCGCCCGGGAGAAACACCCTGCCCGGCCGACCGCTACGAGGGGCTCGAGGGCGACTGACAGCGTCGTCAGGGTTTCGTTGACGGCAGGTTATCTCCTTCTTTTTCAGATACTTAGAGACCTGGAGGAGGCGTCGGAAGCAGGCTTCCCCGAATACGCCTATCGCTATTCGTGAGTGGCACTCGCGTTGCGGTATGCAGACACGTGATTCATGCGTACGCCCATGGGAGAAAGCAGATGAAATACGGGTTTCAAGTAGCAATGGTCGGTTTTCTCGTTCTTACGCTGTCGCTCCCCGCTGCAAGCGCCAAGACGAAGCCCACAGGCCCCAAGACGGGTGACGGCGGGGCGCCGCGGCTGGTCGACGTGATCGTCACCTACGATCGAACCCCCGGATATTTCGAGGGGGCTCGGGTTCGCGGCTTCGGCGGTCAGGTCAAGCGGCACTTCGGTCGGCTCAAGATGCAGGCGCTGAGGGTGCCCGAAACAGCGCTCGACGGACTGGCTCGGGGCTACGGCGTGGTCTCGATTCTTCCCGATGACCCGATCGTCGCCCTTTCCCAGGCCGCGAAGCAGACCGCCAACCTGCCCGCGCCCGGCTCACCGTATTACTTCCCGGTGACTTCGGACGTACGAGTGGCGATCTTGGACTCGGGGCTCGCCGCTCACGACGACATCCCGGGTGCCATGCGTGTGGACATCATTCCTCCTCACAGCGGCTGCGCCGAGACTTTTCGGGACGAGTTCAACGCGGCTTCCTTCGGCGGCAACGACGGGACTCGGTCTTTCAGCACCAACTGGCTCGAGTACGACGCCGCCGGTGCCGGAGTGAGCAGCGGCAACATCACGGTCTCCGGTGGCGAGCTCCTGCTCGACGACCGACCGAACACCGGCACCCAACCCAGCGCGACGCGCGCGGTAGACCTTTCGGGCGCCACCACGGCCACTTTGAGTTTCGACTTCCGCACCGGCTCGGGAGTCGAAGCCGACGAGGACCGGATCGCGGTCGACATCTCCAGCAACGGTGGTCAGAGCTTCACGACGCTCGAGATCTTCGAGAGCTACGAAGGTGCCTTCTCCGGTTCCAGAACCTACGACATATCGGGCTATCTCTCGGTGGACACCCGAGTCCGCTTCAGGGTCTACGACCTCTACGGCGGCCCCTCCGAGTATTTCGCGGTCGACAACGTGGAGATCGGCGGCTGTGGGACCGATCCAGATCCATTCGGCCACGGTACCCACGTTGCCGGGGTGATCGCCGGCATGGGCACGCTGTCTTCGGGCAGCTACTCGGGTGTAGCGCCGGGTGCCGGCATCGTGTCGGTGCGGGTACTCGACGAGGAGGGCAAGGGGCTGACTTCGGATGTGATCGCCGGCCTCGAATGGGTGCTCGAGAACGCCGAAGCGAACGACATCCGCGTCGTCAATCTCTCCCTCGGCAAGGCGGTCGAGGAGTCCGCGACGACGGATCCGCTGGTACAGGCGGTCGAGACGGTTTGGGACGCCGGCATCGTGGTGATCTGCTCCGCCGGCAACCATGGACGAGACGGCCACTTCACGATCACCAGTCCCGGCAACTCGCGCAAGGTGATCACGGTCGGATCGGTGACCGACAAGGGCACGGGCGGCGACTTCAGTGACGACTTCGTGTCCACCTATTCGTCGCTGGGACCCT
This genomic window from bacterium contains:
- a CDS encoding S8 family peptidase — its product is MKYGFQVAMVGFLVLTLSLPAASAKTKPTGPKTGDGGAPRLVDVIVTYDRTPGYFEGARVRGFGGQVKRHFGRLKMQALRVPETALDGLARGYGVVSILPDDPIVALSQAAKQTANLPAPGSPYYFPVTSDVRVAILDSGLAAHDDIPGAMRVDIIPPHSGCAETFRDEFNAASFGGNDGTRSFSTNWLEYDAAGAGVSSGNITVSGGELLLDDRPNTGTQPSATRAVDLSGATTATLSFDFRTGSGVEADEDRIAVDISSNGGQSFTTLEIFESYEGAFSGSRTYDISGYLSVDTRVRFRVYDLYGGPSEYFAVDNVEIGGCGTDPDPFGHGTHVAGVIAGMGTLSSGSYSGVAPGAGIVSVRVLDEEGKGLTSDVIAGLEWVLENAEANDIRVVNLSLGKAVEESATTDPLVQAVETVWDAGIVVICSAGNHGRDGHFTITSPGNSRKVITVGSVTDKGTGGDFSDDFVSTYSSLGPSAYDHFLKPDLVAPGNRVVAPIGNGGLKRGLPDRVQECGNGCTGEYLELSGTSMAAAMVSGTAALMLSQEPTLNPDSVKARLMRSARKVDADPVFAGAGVLDIEAALAETGYLSAALSPTMARHDEGEVILVENTAGLWGDDEWAAGFLWNDGFLWSDGFLWSDGFLWSDGFLWSDGFLWSDGFLWSDGFLWSDGFLWSDGFLWSDAVADNTPLYQTTNQTMLLDDDPNPQPEPEPAPCRRRRRCR